One Tamandua tetradactyla isolate mTamTet1 chromosome 19, mTamTet1.pri, whole genome shotgun sequence genomic region harbors:
- the C1QTNF7 gene encoding complement C1q tumor necrosis factor-related protein 7 isoform X2 produces the protein MPRKEPKMFVLLYVTSFAICASGQPRGNQFKGETYSPRYICSIPGLPGPPGPPGANGSPGPHGRIGLPGRDGRDGRKGEKGEKGAAGLRGKTGPLGLAGEKGDQGETGKKGPIGPEGEKGEVGPAGPAGPKGDRGEQGDPGLPGVCRCGSLVLKSAFSVGITTSYPEERLPIVFNKVLFNEGEHYNPATGKFICAFPGIYYFSYDITLANKHLAIGLVHNGQYRIRTFDANTGNHDVASGSTVIYLQPEDEVWLEIFFTDQNGLFSDPGWADSLFSGFLLYVDTDYLDSISDDEDLW, from the exons AGCCAAAGATGTTTGTCTTGCTTTATGTTACAAGTTTTGCCATTTGTGCAAGTGGACAACCTCGGGGTAATCAGTTCAAAGGAGAGACCTACTCCCCAAGATATATCTGTAGCATTCCTGGCTTACCTGGACCTCCAGGCCCCCCAGGAGCAAATGGGTCCCCTGGGCCCCATGGTCGGATCGGCCTTCCGGGAAGAGATGGTAGAGACggcaggaaaggagagaaaggtgaAAAGGGGGCTGCAG GTTTGAGAGGTAAAACTGGCCCTCTAGGCCTTGCTGGAGAGAAAGGGGACCAAGGagagactgggaagaaaggaccCATAGgaccagagggagagaaaggagaagtggGGCCAGCTGGGCCTGCTGGACCAAAGGGAGACAGAGGGGAGCAAGGAGACCCAGGGCTGCCTGGAGTCTGCCGATGTGGAAGCCTCGTGCTCAAATCTGCCTTTTCCGTTGGCATCACCACTAGCTACCCAGAAGAAAGACTACCTATTGTATTTAACAAAGTCCTCTTCAATGAGGGAGAGCACTACAATCCTGCAACTGGGAAGTTCATCTGTGCTTTCCCAGGGATCTATTACTTTTCCTATGACATCACATTGGCGAATAAGCATCTGGCGATTGGGCTGGTACACAATGGGCAGTACCGGATAAGGACCTTTGATGCCAACACAGGGAACCATGACGTGGCTTCAGGATCCACGGTCATCTATCTTCAGCCAGAAGATGAAGTTTGGCTGGAAATCTTCTTCACTGACCAGAACGGCCTCTTCTCTGACCCAGGTTGGGCAGACAGCTTATTCTCTGGATTTCTCCTGTATGTTGATACAGATTACCTCGATTCCATATCGGATGATGAGGACCTGTGGTGA
- the C1QTNF7 gene encoding complement C1q tumor necrosis factor-related protein 7 isoform X1 produces the protein MQNRKNTLGEPKMFVLLYVTSFAICASGQPRGNQFKGETYSPRYICSIPGLPGPPGPPGANGSPGPHGRIGLPGRDGRDGRKGEKGEKGAAGLRGKTGPLGLAGEKGDQGETGKKGPIGPEGEKGEVGPAGPAGPKGDRGEQGDPGLPGVCRCGSLVLKSAFSVGITTSYPEERLPIVFNKVLFNEGEHYNPATGKFICAFPGIYYFSYDITLANKHLAIGLVHNGQYRIRTFDANTGNHDVASGSTVIYLQPEDEVWLEIFFTDQNGLFSDPGWADSLFSGFLLYVDTDYLDSISDDEDLW, from the exons AGCCAAAGATGTTTGTCTTGCTTTATGTTACAAGTTTTGCCATTTGTGCAAGTGGACAACCTCGGGGTAATCAGTTCAAAGGAGAGACCTACTCCCCAAGATATATCTGTAGCATTCCTGGCTTACCTGGACCTCCAGGCCCCCCAGGAGCAAATGGGTCCCCTGGGCCCCATGGTCGGATCGGCCTTCCGGGAAGAGATGGTAGAGACggcaggaaaggagagaaaggtgaAAAGGGGGCTGCAG GTTTGAGAGGTAAAACTGGCCCTCTAGGCCTTGCTGGAGAGAAAGGGGACCAAGGagagactgggaagaaaggaccCATAGgaccagagggagagaaaggagaagtggGGCCAGCTGGGCCTGCTGGACCAAAGGGAGACAGAGGGGAGCAAGGAGACCCAGGGCTGCCTGGAGTCTGCCGATGTGGAAGCCTCGTGCTCAAATCTGCCTTTTCCGTTGGCATCACCACTAGCTACCCAGAAGAAAGACTACCTATTGTATTTAACAAAGTCCTCTTCAATGAGGGAGAGCACTACAATCCTGCAACTGGGAAGTTCATCTGTGCTTTCCCAGGGATCTATTACTTTTCCTATGACATCACATTGGCGAATAAGCATCTGGCGATTGGGCTGGTACACAATGGGCAGTACCGGATAAGGACCTTTGATGCCAACACAGGGAACCATGACGTGGCTTCAGGATCCACGGTCATCTATCTTCAGCCAGAAGATGAAGTTTGGCTGGAAATCTTCTTCACTGACCAGAACGGCCTCTTCTCTGACCCAGGTTGGGCAGACAGCTTATTCTCTGGATTTCTCCTGTATGTTGATACAGATTACCTCGATTCCATATCGGATGATGAGGACCTGTGGTGA
- the C1QTNF7 gene encoding complement C1q tumor necrosis factor-related protein 7 isoform X3, whose amino-acid sequence MFVLLYVTSFAICASGQPRGNQFKGETYSPRYICSIPGLPGPPGPPGANGSPGPHGRIGLPGRDGRDGRKGEKGEKGAAGLRGKTGPLGLAGEKGDQGETGKKGPIGPEGEKGEVGPAGPAGPKGDRGEQGDPGLPGVCRCGSLVLKSAFSVGITTSYPEERLPIVFNKVLFNEGEHYNPATGKFICAFPGIYYFSYDITLANKHLAIGLVHNGQYRIRTFDANTGNHDVASGSTVIYLQPEDEVWLEIFFTDQNGLFSDPGWADSLFSGFLLYVDTDYLDSISDDEDLW is encoded by the exons ATGTTTGTCTTGCTTTATGTTACAAGTTTTGCCATTTGTGCAAGTGGACAACCTCGGGGTAATCAGTTCAAAGGAGAGACCTACTCCCCAAGATATATCTGTAGCATTCCTGGCTTACCTGGACCTCCAGGCCCCCCAGGAGCAAATGGGTCCCCTGGGCCCCATGGTCGGATCGGCCTTCCGGGAAGAGATGGTAGAGACggcaggaaaggagagaaaggtgaAAAGGGGGCTGCAG GTTTGAGAGGTAAAACTGGCCCTCTAGGCCTTGCTGGAGAGAAAGGGGACCAAGGagagactgggaagaaaggaccCATAGgaccagagggagagaaaggagaagtggGGCCAGCTGGGCCTGCTGGACCAAAGGGAGACAGAGGGGAGCAAGGAGACCCAGGGCTGCCTGGAGTCTGCCGATGTGGAAGCCTCGTGCTCAAATCTGCCTTTTCCGTTGGCATCACCACTAGCTACCCAGAAGAAAGACTACCTATTGTATTTAACAAAGTCCTCTTCAATGAGGGAGAGCACTACAATCCTGCAACTGGGAAGTTCATCTGTGCTTTCCCAGGGATCTATTACTTTTCCTATGACATCACATTGGCGAATAAGCATCTGGCGATTGGGCTGGTACACAATGGGCAGTACCGGATAAGGACCTTTGATGCCAACACAGGGAACCATGACGTGGCTTCAGGATCCACGGTCATCTATCTTCAGCCAGAAGATGAAGTTTGGCTGGAAATCTTCTTCACTGACCAGAACGGCCTCTTCTCTGACCCAGGTTGGGCAGACAGCTTATTCTCTGGATTTCTCCTGTATGTTGATACAGATTACCTCGATTCCATATCGGATGATGAGGACCTGTGGTGA